The Henckelia pumila isolate YLH828 chromosome 2, ASM3356847v2, whole genome shotgun sequence genome includes a window with the following:
- the LOC140884094 gene encoding uncharacterized protein, with protein sequence MSRQRNALVAIGLLAFASAGLAFPFYMASRSSRTPVIDSSKPLPPQATFRGPYINTGSRDIGPDQQISPKK encoded by the exons ATGTCCCGTCAACGCAATGCCCTCGTTGCAATAGGCCTATTAGCTTTTGCTTCAGCAGGCTTGGCATTCCCTTTTTACATGGC GTCGAGGTCATCAAGGACTCCTGTGATAGATTCGTCAAAGCCACTGCCACCTCAGGCGACTTTTCGAGGACCTTACATTAACACCGGATCACGAGATATAGGGCCCGATCAACAGATTTCCCCAAAAAAATAG